In one Serinus canaria isolate serCan28SL12 chromosome 2, serCan2020, whole genome shotgun sequence genomic region, the following are encoded:
- the LOC103813291 gene encoding carbonic anhydrase 3: protein MAQSVWGYDSDNGPERWHENYPLAKGDKQSPIEINSKDVQHDSSLASWHASYDPGAAKTILNNGRTCRVVFDDTFDRSVLRGGPLSGAYRLRQLHLHWGSCDQHGSEHVIDGVKYAAELHMVHWNPKHGNFAGALKQPDGVAVVGIFLKVGPTPKPEMKRILEEIENIKTKGKEAPFLHFDPSILFPKSRDYWTYHGSFTTPPCEECITWILLREPIEVSSDQMAKLRSLSKNAENEPASPLVDNWRPPQPLKGRIVRASFK from the exons ATGGCCCAGTCCGTGTGGGGCTACGACAGCGACAACG GACCCGAGCGCTGGCACGAAAACTATCCCCTGGCCAAGGGCGACAAGCAGTCGCCCATTGAGATCAATAGCAAGGACGTGCAGCACGACTCCTCTCTAGCTTCCTGGCACGCCAGCTATGACCCCGGGGCAGCGAAAACCATCCTGAACAACGGGCGCACCTGCCGCGTCGTCTTCGACGACACTTTTGATCGATCAG TGCTGAGGGGGGGCCCGCTGAGCGGCGCCTACCGCCTGCGCCAGCTGCACCTGCACTGGGGCTCCTGCGACCAGCACGGCTCCGAGCACGTCATCGACGGAGTCAAGTACGCGGCAGAG TTACATATGGTGCACTGGAATCCAAAGCATGGTAATTTTGCTGGAGCTTTAAAACAACCTGATGGTGTAGCTGTTGTGGGAATTTTTCTGAAA GTTGGGCCAACTCCCAAACCAGAGATGAAGAGAATTCTTGAAGAAATTGAAAACATTAAGACCAAG GGGAAGGAGGCTCCTTTTCTGCACTTTGATCCTTCAATTCTTTTCCCCAAATCTCGTGACTACTGGACCTACCACGGTTCGTTCACCACACCCCCCTGTGAGGAGTGCATCACTTGGATTCTCCTGCGGGAGCCAATTGAAGTCAGCTCAGACCAG aTGGCAAAGCTCCGCAGCCTTTCCAAGAATGCTGAGAATGAACCTGCGAGCCCTCTTGTTGACAACTGGCGCCCTCCGCAGCCCCTGAAGGGCAGGATAGTGAGAGCCTCGTTCAAGTAA